One Phocaeicola dorei genomic region harbors:
- a CDS encoding O-antigen ligase family protein — MDIFNVIILILFAEVIFFPINKGYSLAAVIVILLLVPSILKFNIGVNLNVFNLSIFIFCALLFFYSRHQQVQFRGIFQIIKGYWGYVVVCAFLASFGEISIGEYLKNMLLFSVEYTMFAYAMCYISLDDKAIKIIDISLIVCAFIIIAYGLFNYFTFFNPYIAYISLLTDNFDMANVFQEESRGLIAGRISSTFIHPLQLGQASLLLFCYALHQFEHRSRLFIYWPLVVGLMLMCVFCGSRSALVPMLLAIAIYVVYCKRTSYIVSSVLVGIVLALFCYPMLSKETKDTVEGFVLFWNDKAAAKAEMHGSSLGGRTEQLTYAFQVIDNRLLMGYGEGHVRNYGETHSGMLGYESVVLEELVDGGILGTVFFFIFYIGLYKGLLRKCINKEEKGRAHTLCFPFLFSICLTGISYSFFTLYMIFYFLTLYNIINGREQRFYIESNSTYHS; from the coding sequence ATGGATATTTTTAATGTAATTATTCTGATACTTTTTGCTGAGGTCATATTTTTCCCTATCAACAAAGGGTATTCTTTGGCTGCTGTAATAGTTATACTACTTTTAGTACCAAGTATTTTGAAGTTTAATATAGGTGTGAATTTAAATGTGTTCAATTTAAGCATATTCATCTTTTGTGCTCTTTTATTTTTTTATAGCAGGCATCAACAAGTACAATTCCGAGGAATTTTCCAGATAATAAAAGGGTATTGGGGCTATGTTGTTGTCTGTGCATTTTTAGCATCATTTGGTGAAATTTCTATTGGAGAGTATCTGAAGAACATGCTATTGTTTTCTGTAGAATATACGATGTTTGCCTATGCTATGTGTTATATAAGCTTGGATGATAAGGCAATTAAGATCATAGATATATCATTAATAGTCTGTGCTTTTATAATTATTGCTTATGGGCTATTTAATTATTTCACATTTTTCAATCCATATATTGCTTATATCAGTTTGTTAACGGATAATTTTGATATGGCAAATGTTTTTCAAGAAGAAAGCCGTGGCTTAATTGCAGGGCGAATATCCAGCACTTTTATTCACCCGTTACAGTTGGGACAAGCTTCATTATTACTTTTTTGTTATGCACTACATCAATTTGAGCATCGTTCTCGGTTATTTATATATTGGCCGTTGGTTGTTGGCTTGATGTTGATGTGCGTGTTTTGTGGATCACGTTCTGCATTAGTGCCAATGTTGCTAGCTATTGCAATATATGTAGTGTATTGTAAAAGAACGTCTTATATCGTATCATCTGTTTTAGTAGGCATTGTTTTGGCGCTTTTTTGTTATCCGATGCTTTCAAAAGAAACTAAGGATACAGTGGAAGGTTTTGTGTTGTTTTGGAATGATAAAGCGGCTGCTAAGGCTGAAATGCATGGTAGTTCTCTAGGTGGGCGTACAGAACAGCTGACCTATGCATTCCAAGTGATTGATAACAGGCTGTTAATGGGATATGGTGAAGGGCACGTACGCAATTATGGAGAGACTCATTCAGGTATGTTGGGTTATGAAAGTGTAGTTTTAGAGGAACTTGTAGATGGTGGAATTTTGGGTACTGTGTTCTTCTTTATTTTCTATATCGGTTTATACAAGGGACTGTTGAGAAAGTGTATAAATAAAGAAGAGAAGGGACGCGCTCATACCTTGTGCTTTCCATTTCTTTTTAGCATTTGTTTGACAGGGATATCTTATTCATTTTTTACCTTGTATATGATATTTTATTTTCTTACTTTATATAATATAATCAATGGCAGAGAACAGCGATTTTACATTGAAAGTAACAGCACTTATCATTCTTAA
- a CDS encoding glycosyltransferase, which yields MAENSDFTLKVTALIILNYNNYKDTLNCIRSVEHYNTAPVKLVVVDNGSTHRDEVMNLKQYVERRYAGRNLRLNDEELSVKVSSSSVTLPYITFIESSSNDGYARGNNKALHLLEKDADVQYVMILNNDVLFIQDIIPALVAFVENHEDAALVSPLLYKKDMEEIDVNCARLDTSYKAELVENFFHYCYKAIGTDNPFVEKRYIIKKGTLLTKVIPIELPSGSCMFIRKQLFADLRFFDPYTFLYFEENILWQKVKSIGKRNYLLTGLKCIHLGASTTSFSPSLFILDHNYRSARYYMKNYMGVSKPAYWLYCFSVVVSKFLLRLQKAIMHKK from the coding sequence ATGGCAGAGAACAGCGATTTTACATTGAAAGTAACAGCACTTATCATTCTTAATTACAATAATTATAAGGATACTCTCAACTGTATTAGGAGTGTTGAACATTATAATACTGCTCCTGTTAAATTGGTCGTGGTAGATAATGGGTCTACACATCGTGATGAGGTCATGAATTTGAAACAATATGTAGAGAGGAGGTATGCAGGGCGTAATTTGCGACTCAATGACGAAGAGTTGTCAGTAAAAGTTAGTTCTTCATCGGTAACCTTGCCTTATATTACATTTATTGAAAGTTCATCTAATGATGGATATGCACGTGGTAACAATAAAGCCTTGCATCTTTTGGAGAAGGATGCGGATGTACAGTATGTGATGATTCTTAATAATGATGTACTTTTCATACAGGATATAATTCCTGCGTTGGTAGCTTTTGTGGAGAACCATGAGGATGCCGCATTGGTCAGTCCTCTTTTATATAAGAAGGACATGGAGGAGATTGATGTCAATTGCGCGCGACTTGACACTTCCTATAAAGCAGAATTGGTAGAAAACTTTTTTCATTATTGTTATAAGGCTATAGGGACTGATAATCCTTTTGTGGAAAAACGTTATATTATTAAGAAAGGGACACTTCTTACTAAAGTGATTCCTATTGAACTACCTTCTGGTTCGTGCATGTTTATACGTAAACAATTATTTGCTGACTTGCGTTTTTTCGACCCCTACACTTTTTTGTACTTTGAAGAGAATATACTTTGGCAAAAAGTAAAATCCATAGGCAAGCGGAATTATCTTCTTACAGGTTTAAAATGTATTCACTTGGGGGCATCTACTACTTCTTTTTCACCAAGTTTGTTCATACTGGATCATAATTATAGAAGTGCCCGTTATTATATGAAGAATTATATGGGGGTGTCTAAACCTGCTTATTGGCTTTATTGCTTTTCGGTTGTAGTGTCAAAGTTTTTGCTTCGATTGCAAAAAGCGATTATGCATAAAAAATAA